A genomic segment from Microbacterium sp. SORGH_AS_0428 encodes:
- a CDS encoding uridine kinase, which translates to MRPPISQEQETLLGELRAELRQHHRRGRLLVAVDGRDGAGKTLFADALGDVLREDGSTVFRAAADDFHRPRAQRYARGRTSPEGHYRDSYDTDALLERLLRPFRAGAPFVRATHDLEADRAVEPEAEAAPADAILVVDGLFLLRPELRDVWNWSVWLDVPLDVAFERMARRDGSDPDPRAASNARYRAGFDLYLQDGDPRGRASVIVDNTDPRHPVRVFRDFC; encoded by the coding sequence ATGCGCCCACCGATCTCGCAAGAACAGGAAACGCTGCTCGGTGAGCTGCGTGCGGAGCTGCGCCAGCACCATCGTCGAGGCCGGCTGCTGGTCGCGGTTGACGGTCGCGACGGTGCGGGCAAGACCCTGTTCGCCGATGCGCTCGGGGACGTCCTGCGCGAAGACGGCTCGACGGTGTTCCGCGCAGCAGCGGACGACTTCCACCGCCCGCGCGCACAGCGCTACGCGCGGGGCCGCACGTCCCCGGAAGGCCACTACCGCGACTCCTACGACACCGACGCGCTGCTCGAACGTCTGTTGCGGCCGTTTCGCGCGGGTGCGCCCTTCGTGCGGGCCACGCACGACCTCGAAGCCGACCGTGCGGTCGAGCCGGAGGCCGAGGCTGCGCCCGCCGATGCGATCCTCGTCGTCGACGGCCTCTTCCTTCTGCGGCCGGAGCTGCGCGACGTCTGGAACTGGTCGGTGTGGCTCGACGTGCCCCTCGATGTGGCGTTCGAGCGCATGGCCCGACGCGACGGCAGCGACCCCGACCCTCGAGCCGCCTCGAACGCGCGCTACCGCGCGGGCTTCGACCTCTACCTCCAGGACGGCGACCCGCGTGGCCGCGCGAGCGTGATCGTCGACAACACCGACCCGCGGCACCCGGTCCGCGTCTTCCGGGACTTCTGCTGA
- a CDS encoding bifunctional riboflavin kinase/FAD synthetase — MIVFHGPQEVPAGFGPSVVAIGKFDGVHAGHRVLLERAKVEAAARGAKVVAVTFDRNPLALLRPDRCPENLVGVAQKLRLLAETGIDAAMVLTFDAALAELEPREFVRGVLVDPLDTCAVLVGNDFRFGRGGAGDPGMLERLGEEFGFSVGVVDDVSAIDGGRRVSSTWVRELLAAGDVEGAAKLLGRPASVRGEVVHGLKRGREMGFPTANLSPSLEGFVPADGVYAGWLVDEATGLRSGTRYPAAISVGTNPTFDDVPTRQVEAHVLDEQGIDLYGHEVDVQFVQRVRGMVAFEGIDALIAQMNDDVTQVRRMLGA; from the coding sequence GTGATCGTCTTCCACGGACCCCAAGAGGTCCCCGCGGGCTTCGGCCCGTCCGTCGTCGCGATCGGCAAGTTCGACGGCGTGCACGCGGGGCATCGCGTCCTCCTCGAACGCGCCAAAGTGGAGGCGGCGGCGCGTGGTGCGAAGGTCGTCGCCGTGACCTTCGACCGCAACCCGCTCGCCCTGCTGCGGCCGGATCGCTGTCCGGAGAACCTCGTCGGCGTCGCGCAGAAGCTCCGGCTGCTCGCGGAGACCGGTATCGATGCGGCGATGGTGCTCACCTTCGACGCTGCGCTGGCGGAGCTGGAGCCGCGGGAGTTCGTCCGGGGCGTCCTCGTGGATCCGCTCGACACCTGCGCCGTCCTCGTCGGCAACGACTTCCGGTTCGGTCGCGGCGGAGCGGGAGATCCGGGGATGCTCGAACGGCTCGGCGAGGAGTTCGGGTTCAGCGTGGGCGTCGTCGATGACGTCAGCGCGATCGACGGCGGCCGCCGGGTGTCGTCCACATGGGTGCGGGAGCTGCTGGCCGCGGGTGACGTGGAGGGGGCCGCGAAGCTGCTCGGTCGTCCCGCATCCGTTCGCGGTGAGGTCGTGCACGGCCTCAAGAGGGGACGCGAGATGGGCTTCCCGACCGCGAACCTGAGTCCGTCGCTGGAAGGATTCGTGCCCGCCGACGGCGTCTACGCCGGATGGCTCGTGGATGAGGCGACGGGGCTGCGTTCGGGGACGCGATATCCCGCCGCGATCTCCGTGGGGACGAACCCGACCTTCGACGACGTGCCGACGCGCCAGGTGGAGGCGCACGTTCTCGACGAGCAGGGGATCGACCTCTACGGCCACGAGGTCGACGTGCAGTTCGTGCAGCGCGTGCGAGGGATGGTGGCGTTCGAGGGGATCGATGCGCTGATCGCCCAGATGAACGACGACGTCACGCAGGTGCGTCGGATGCTCGGCGCGTAG
- the rbfA gene encoding 30S ribosome-binding factor RbfA has protein sequence MASERQARLADRIRVLIAERLEKGLRDPRLGFVTITDVRVTGDLQHASVFYTVLGTEQERLDSAAALTAATGMLRSEVGRKLGVRLTPTLEFIPDGVPENAGHIEDLLREARERDSAVAGLAASAQYAGDADPYVSREDDED, from the coding sequence ATGGCCAGTGAACGGCAGGCGAGGCTCGCCGACCGCATCCGCGTGCTCATCGCCGAGCGGCTGGAGAAGGGGCTGCGCGACCCGCGTCTCGGCTTCGTGACGATCACGGACGTGCGTGTGACGGGAGACCTGCAGCACGCGTCCGTGTTCTACACGGTGCTGGGGACCGAGCAGGAGCGCCTCGACTCCGCTGCGGCGCTGACCGCGGCGACGGGCATGCTGCGCAGCGAGGTGGGGCGCAAGCTCGGCGTGCGGTTGACGCCCACGCTCGAGTTCATCCCCGACGGTGTTCCGGAGAACGCCGGTCACATCGAAGACCTGCTGCGCGAGGCGCGCGAGCGCGACAGCGCTGTGGCGGGGCTTGCGGCATCGGCTCAGTACGCCGGAGACGCCGACCCCTACGTCTCCCGCGAGGACGACGAGGACTGA
- a CDS encoding A/G-specific adenine glycosylase: protein MPDLAPALAAWYRDNARELPWRAPGFGAWGVLVSEFMLQQTPVNRVIPHLEVWLALWPTPAALAKAAPADAVRQWANLGYPRRALWLHRAAVEIRDRHDGVVPREVDQLLALTGIGDYTARAVAVFAYGDHHPVVDTNTRRVIARAVGGQAQPGPPSRRDLAAMDALLPADAAAAAVVNAAAMELGALVCTARGPRCDECPLRTLCAWRAAGYPDTGDTRRRQARYEGSDRQARGAVLKQLREASDHAVVIEEVVADWPDPLQRDRAIDSLVADGLAEAVDGELRLPR, encoded by the coding sequence ATGCCGGATCTCGCCCCAGCGCTCGCCGCCTGGTACCGCGACAACGCGCGCGAACTTCCCTGGCGCGCGCCGGGATTCGGCGCGTGGGGCGTCCTCGTGAGCGAGTTCATGCTCCAGCAGACCCCCGTGAACCGGGTGATCCCCCATCTCGAGGTCTGGTTGGCTCTGTGGCCGACGCCCGCGGCGCTCGCGAAGGCGGCGCCGGCCGACGCCGTCCGCCAGTGGGCGAATCTGGGCTACCCCCGTCGCGCGCTGTGGCTGCACCGGGCGGCGGTCGAGATCCGCGATCGGCATGACGGCGTCGTGCCGCGGGAGGTCGACCAGCTCCTCGCCCTCACCGGGATCGGCGATTACACGGCGCGCGCGGTGGCCGTCTTCGCGTACGGCGATCATCACCCCGTCGTCGACACCAACACGCGGCGCGTCATCGCCCGTGCGGTCGGCGGCCAGGCGCAGCCGGGACCGCCCTCCCGGCGCGACCTCGCGGCGATGGATGCGCTTCTGCCCGCGGATGCGGCCGCGGCGGCCGTGGTGAACGCCGCCGCCATGGAACTCGGCGCACTCGTGTGCACGGCACGGGGGCCGCGGTGCGACGAGTGTCCGCTGCGTACGCTGTGCGCGTGGCGCGCGGCGGGCTACCCCGACACGGGCGACACCCGCCGTCGGCAGGCACGTTACGAGGGCAGCGACCGACAGGCGCGCGGTGCGGTCCTCAAGCAGCTGCGCGAGGCATCCGATCATGCGGTCGTCATCGAGGAGGTGGTCGCGGACTGGCCCGACCCGCTGCAGCGCGATCGCGCGATCGATTCCCTGGTGGCGGACGGGCTCGCGGAGGCCGTCGACGGCGAACTGCGCCTCCCGCGCTGA
- the truB gene encoding tRNA pseudouridine(55) synthase TruB: MAGETAATGVLLVDKPGGLTSHDVVSRSRRALNTRKVGHAGTLDPMATGLLVLGVGAATRLLTYVVGLDKTYETTILLGASTDTDDADGTVVSRADAPTLQAVTDEQIRAGIVALTGDIEQVPSTVSAIKVAGRRAYDLARAGEDVVLASRAVTVSRFEVLAVRRAAEVIELDAVVDCSSGTYIRALARDLGTALGVGGHLTALRRTRIGSFDVSRAVDLEHIDPDALLQPAAAAAMALPTLAVSDDEARDLRHGKRLSGAASRVAATPAAAIGPDGALIGVLERRGGDLKSAMNMPEELA, encoded by the coding sequence ATGGCCGGTGAGACGGCGGCCACCGGCGTCCTCCTGGTCGACAAGCCCGGCGGACTCACGAGCCACGACGTGGTCTCGCGCTCGCGTCGCGCATTGAACACGCGCAAGGTGGGTCACGCGGGCACCCTCGATCCGATGGCCACCGGACTGCTCGTCCTGGGTGTCGGCGCCGCGACCAGGCTGCTCACCTACGTCGTCGGGCTGGACAAGACCTACGAGACCACCATCCTGCTCGGAGCGAGCACCGACACCGACGACGCCGACGGTACGGTCGTGAGTCGCGCTGACGCGCCGACGCTCCAAGCCGTGACGGACGAGCAGATCCGTGCGGGCATCGTCGCTCTCACGGGGGACATCGAGCAGGTTCCGAGCACGGTCTCCGCCATCAAGGTCGCCGGAAGACGCGCCTACGATCTCGCGCGGGCGGGCGAGGATGTCGTGCTGGCCTCGCGCGCCGTCACCGTCTCTCGTTTCGAGGTTCTCGCCGTCCGTCGCGCCGCGGAGGTGATCGAGTTGGATGCGGTGGTCGACTGCTCCAGCGGCACCTACATCCGCGCGCTGGCGCGTGATCTGGGAACCGCGCTCGGCGTCGGCGGACACCTGACGGCACTGCGGCGGACCCGTATCGGCTCGTTCGATGTCTCGCGCGCCGTCGACCTCGAGCACATCGATCCCGACGCCCTGCTGCAGCCCGCCGCCGCTGCGGCCATGGCGCTGCCCACGCTCGCCGTCAGCGACGACGAGGCGCGCGATCTGCGCCACGGCAAGCGCCTCAGCGGCGCCGCCTCGAGAGTCGCCGCGACCCCGGCGGCGGCGATCGGCCCGGATGGCGCCCTGATCGGCGTGCTGGAGCGTCGCGGCGGCGATCTCAAGAGCGCGATGAACATGCCGGAGGAACTCGCATGA
- a CDS encoding MFS transporter — MDAYLVTLGAFILVAGSLSDAFGRVRILRIGLLIFGASSLALAFVPSAGWLIALRAVQGVGGALLVPSSLALLTARFEGAERSRAIGIWTGATTVATLIGPLAGGLLVDLLTWRWVFAVTVLPVVPTLLLLTRIPELRTPGARIDALGAVLSTAGLGALVFALIEQPRLGADSPWVWAGAIGGLLLLAGFIWRQRIAPSPVMPLSLFRARNFWAGNLTTFFVYAGLSLNGLVLTIYLQQTAGLSATVAGLASLPPTLLMIAFSSRAGAWAGKLGPRWFMTIGPAVMAAGSLLLLSVGQPFDYLTQVLPGMVLFGIGLTLTVAPLTAAVLGSVTSERSGIASAVNNAVARVAGLLAVAAIGVLVGDALDLAGLHTAMVFVAVLMSVGAVASGLGIRGGTDSATRRASDAPA; from the coding sequence GTGGATGCGTACCTGGTGACGCTGGGGGCCTTCATCCTCGTCGCCGGCTCCCTGAGCGACGCGTTCGGCAGGGTGCGGATCCTGCGCATCGGGCTGCTGATCTTCGGCGCGTCGTCGCTCGCTCTGGCCTTCGTGCCCAGCGCCGGCTGGCTCATCGCACTCAGAGCGGTCCAGGGCGTCGGCGGTGCACTCCTCGTTCCCAGCTCGCTCGCGCTGCTGACTGCGCGCTTCGAGGGCGCGGAGCGCTCCCGCGCGATCGGGATCTGGACGGGGGCGACCACGGTCGCCACCCTCATCGGCCCGCTCGCGGGCGGCCTCCTCGTCGATCTCCTCACCTGGCGCTGGGTGTTCGCGGTGACCGTGCTGCCCGTCGTGCCCACACTCCTGCTCCTCACCCGCATCCCGGAGCTGCGCACGCCCGGCGCGCGCATCGATGCGCTGGGCGCCGTGCTCAGCACGGCCGGTCTGGGGGCGTTGGTGTTCGCCCTCATCGAGCAGCCTCGGCTGGGAGCAGACTCGCCCTGGGTGTGGGCAGGCGCGATCGGCGGTCTGCTCCTGCTGGCCGGATTCATCTGGCGACAGCGCATCGCACCCTCCCCCGTCATGCCGCTGTCGTTGTTCCGCGCGCGCAACTTCTGGGCGGGCAACCTCACGACGTTCTTCGTCTACGCGGGCCTCTCGCTCAACGGGCTCGTGCTCACCATCTACCTCCAGCAGACGGCAGGCCTGTCGGCGACCGTCGCGGGGCTCGCATCCCTGCCTCCGACGCTCCTGATGATCGCATTCAGCTCACGTGCCGGAGCCTGGGCAGGCAAGCTCGGGCCCCGGTGGTTCATGACGATCGGCCCCGCGGTCATGGCGGCGGGATCCCTCCTCCTGCTGAGCGTCGGCCAGCCCTTCGACTACCTCACACAGGTGCTGCCCGGCATGGTGCTGTTCGGGATCGGCCTGACGCTGACCGTCGCGCCGCTGACGGCAGCGGTGCTGGGCTCCGTGACCTCCGAGCGCTCCGGCATCGCGTCCGCCGTCAACAACGCCGTGGCGCGTGTGGCGGGGCTCCTCGCCGTCGCGGCCATCGGAGTGCTCGTCGGCGATGCGCTGGATCTGGCGGGTCTTCACACGGCGATGGTCTTCGTCGCCGTGCTCATGAGCGTCGGCGCCGTCGCGTCCGGGCTCGGCATCCGCGGCGGTACGGACTCGGCTACGCGCCGAGCATCCGACGCACCTGCGTGA
- a CDS encoding flavodoxin/nitric oxide synthase, protein METLIVYESLWGNTRQVAEEVARGAREGSDALTLCAVADAPSSLTPSLTLLVIGAPTHAFSLPTPSSRAEARSEGAASSHTPGIREWLAGLTVKTPPPTVAAFDTRQGRSFLVGSAAKSIARAAKRRALIVSETADFVVTSREGPLEQGELERAFAWGRALTAPR, encoded by the coding sequence GTGGAGACGCTGATCGTCTACGAGTCGCTCTGGGGTAACACGCGTCAGGTGGCGGAGGAGGTCGCCCGCGGCGCACGCGAAGGCTCCGATGCGCTGACATTGTGCGCGGTCGCGGATGCGCCGTCGTCACTCACCCCCTCACTCACGCTGCTCGTCATCGGCGCCCCGACTCACGCGTTCTCCCTGCCGACTCCCTCGAGTCGCGCCGAGGCGCGCTCCGAAGGCGCGGCCTCCTCGCACACCCCGGGAATCCGCGAGTGGCTCGCAGGGCTCACGGTGAAGACGCCACCGCCCACCGTCGCGGCCTTCGACACCCGGCAAGGGCGATCGTTCCTCGTCGGCTCGGCGGCCAAGTCGATCGCGCGTGCCGCCAAGCGCCGGGCGCTCATCGTCTCCGAGACCGCCGACTTCGTCGTGACGTCGCGCGAAGGCCCGCTCGAGCAGGGAGAGCTCGAACGGGCCTTCGCGTGGGGACGCGCGCTGACCGCGCCCCGGTGA